A DNA window from Engystomops pustulosus chromosome 10, aEngPut4.maternal, whole genome shotgun sequence contains the following coding sequences:
- the UROC1 gene encoding urocanate hydratase yields MMMISLQELCAGIPLHPLPPNRGRDEGVPHAPIRTPHLSAEEEKLALENALRYFPPEHHSTLAPEFAEELRQYGHIYMYRFCPKIHMRAYPISEYPCKTQKAAAVMHMIMNNLDPAVAQFPQELVTYGGNGQVFSNWAQFWLVMHYLSAMTEDQTLVMYSGHPLGLFPSHPGAPRVVITNGMVIPNYSSRKDYEKMFALGVTMYGQMTAGSYCYIGPQGIVHGTVLTVLNAGRRYLGLEDLAGKVFVTSGLGGMSGAQAKAAAVVGCIGVIAEVDENALVKRHKQGWLMEITKSLDECMQRIRKAQRDKETLSLGYHGNIVDLWQRLVEEYEKTGDLLVDLGSDQTSCHNPFSGGYYPVQLSFTEANEVLCRDPQAFRKLVHESLCRQVSAINKLSDKGMFFWDYGNAFLLEAQRAGADVECKGGRGMEFRYPSYVQHIMGDIFSLGFGPFRWVCTSADPSDLKVTDQIAGDVMEDIIAQGVSDAVKKQYKDDIRWIREAGEHKLVVGSQARILYSDQKGRISIAVAINRAVASGQVKAPVVISRDHHDVSGTDSPYRETSNIYDGSAFCADMAVQNFVGDSFRGATWVALHNGGGVGWGEVINGGFGLVLDGSPEAEQNARTMLSWDVSNGVARRCWSGNRNAYDTIIRTMEEDRSLRVTLPYDIKDRTVLDAALRDK; encoded by the exons ATGATGATGATCAGTCTGCAGGAGCTGTGTGCTGGCATCCCcctccaccccctgccccccaacaGAGGGAGGGATGAAGGGGTCCCCCATGCCCCTATCCGGACCCCCCATCTCTctgcagaggaggagaag CTCGCCTTAGAGAATGCATTACGTTACTTCCCCCCGGAGCATCACTCCACGCTGGCGCCAGAATTTGCAGAGGAGCTGAGACAATATGGACACATCTACATGTACCGGTTCTGCCCGAAGATACATATGAG GGCCTATCCGATCAGCGAGTATCCCTGTAAAACGCAGAAGGCGGCGGCTGTGATGCACATGATCATGAATAACCTGGATCCGGCTGTGGCTCAG TTTCCCCAGGAGTTGGTGACGTACGGTGGCAATGGGCAGGTGTTCAGTAACTGGGCGCAG TTCTGGTTGGTAATGCATTACCTATCGGCTATGACGGAAGACCAGACCTTGGTGATGTACAGTGGACATCCTCTCGGTCTCTTCCCCAGTCACCCTGGAGCTCCACGAGTGGTGATCACCAACGGGATG GTCATTCCCAACTACTCCTCCAGAAAAGATTATGAGAAGATGTTTGCTTTAGGAGTCACAAT GTATGGACAGATGACGGCTGGGAGCTACTGCTACATTGGCCCGCAGGGAATTGTGCATGGCACAGTG TTGACCGTCTTGAATGCTGGCAGAAGATACCTTGGTTTGGAGGATCTTGCTGGGAAGGTGTTTGTGACCTCCGGTCTGGGGGGCATGAGCGGAGCCCAGGCGAAAGCGGCAGCCGTTGTGGGCTGTATTGGGGTCATTGCAGAG GTGGATGAGAACGCTCTGGTGAAGAGACATAAGCAAGGTTGGCTGATGGAGATTACCAAATCTCTGGATGAATGTATGCAAAGGATAAG AAAAGCGCAGAGGGACAAGGAGACGCTCAGCCTGGGATACCATGGGAATATTGTGGACCTTTGGCAA AGACTGGTTGAAGAATATGAGAAGACTGGGGACCTACTTGTAGACCTTGGGTCTGACCAAACCTCCTGCCACAATCCTTTCAGTGGTGGCTATTACCCAGTCCAGCTGTCCTTTACAGAAGCCAATGAAGTTTTGTGCAGGGACCCCCAGGCCTTCCGCAAGCTGGTCCATGAAAG TTTGTGTCGGCAGGTCTCTGCGATCAATAAGCTCTCGGATAAAGGCATGTTTTTCTGGGATTATGGAAATGCGTTCTTGCTGGAGGCACAAAGAGCCG GTGCTGATGTGGAATGTAAAGGAGGGAGAGGCATGGAGTTCAGATACCCATCATACGTGCAGCATATTATGGG GGACATCTTCTCGCTGGGTTTTGGTCCATTCCGCTGGGTGTGCACCTCCGCAGATCCATCTGACCTCAAAGTCACTGACCAGATAGCAGGAGATGTTATGGAGGATATTATTGCACAAGGAG TGAGTGATGCGGTGAAGAAGCAGTACAAAGATGATATTCGATGGATCCGAGAAGCCGGGGAACACAAACTG GTGGTTGGTTCTCAGGCAAGAATTTTATACTCTGACCAGAAAGGCAGGATATCCATTGCTGTCGCCATTAACAGAGCAGTGGCCTCCGGGCAAGTGAAG GCTCCGGTGGTCATTAGCCGAGATCATCATGATGTGAGTGGGACAGATAGTCCTTATAGAGAAACCTCCAACATCTATGATGGCTCCGCCTTCTGCGCAG ACATGGCCGTGCAGAACTTTGTCGGAGATTCTTTCCGGGGGGCCACTTGGGTGGCGCTCCACAATGGAGGAGGCGTGGGCTG GGGCGAGGTCATCAACGGAGGCTTTGGTCTCGTTCTGGATGGATCTCCAGAGGCGGAACAAAATGCCAGAACTATGCTGAGCTGGGACGTGTCCAATGGG GTGGCCAGGCGCTGTTGGTCAGGAAACAGAAACGCATACGATACGATAATCCGGACAATGGAGGAAGACCGCAGTCTAAGGGTGACGCTGCCCTATGACATCAAGGACAGGACTGTGCTGGACGCTGCGCTGCGAGACAAGTGA